In the genome of Cupriavidus malaysiensis, one region contains:
- a CDS encoding amidohydrolase family protein produces MIIDSHAHVVMPAESFRYMAELVGGRANPSTTPKIADDSVRKVAEELVRSMDAVGTDVQFISPRPYLQMHSVKPGRVTELWSRHCNDLIARYVALFPDRFRGVAGLPQFMLESPAERAVPELERCVNELGFVGCLINPDPTEGEGPTPPGLGDPFWYPLYEAMTRLDVPGLIHSAGSCSARESYTLKFINEESIAIVSLLGSKVFEQFPDLKIVVAHGGGAIPYQMGRFRAWSARKGETTGFDEQLKRLYFDTCNYSPEAIDLLLKVAGTDNVLFGTEKPGTGSARNPLTGRDYDDMKPVIEGIEWLSEAQRRNIFECNCRRVYTRAFYQDGE; encoded by the coding sequence ATGATCATCGATTCCCACGCCCACGTCGTCATGCCCGCCGAGAGCTTCCGCTATATGGCGGAACTTGTCGGCGGCCGTGCCAACCCCTCCACCACGCCGAAAATCGCGGACGACTCCGTGCGCAAGGTAGCGGAAGAGCTGGTCCGCAGCATGGACGCCGTCGGCACCGACGTGCAGTTCATCTCGCCACGGCCTTACCTGCAGATGCACTCGGTCAAGCCAGGGCGCGTCACGGAGCTCTGGTCGCGCCATTGCAACGACCTCATCGCCCGCTACGTCGCGTTGTTCCCCGACCGTTTCCGCGGCGTGGCCGGCCTGCCGCAGTTCATGCTCGAATCGCCCGCCGAGCGCGCCGTGCCGGAACTGGAGCGCTGCGTCAACGAACTGGGCTTCGTCGGCTGCCTGATCAATCCGGACCCTACGGAAGGCGAAGGCCCTACCCCGCCCGGGCTGGGTGACCCGTTCTGGTATCCGCTGTACGAGGCCATGACCCGGCTCGACGTACCCGGCCTGATTCATTCGGCGGGAAGCTGCAGCGCGCGCGAGTCCTACACACTCAAGTTCATCAATGAAGAGAGCATTGCCATCGTCTCTCTGCTCGGTTCCAAGGTATTCGAGCAGTTTCCGGACTTGAAGATCGTCGTCGCTCACGGCGGCGGCGCCATTCCCTACCAGATGGGCCGGTTCCGCGCATGGTCCGCGCGCAAGGGCGAGACCACCGGCTTCGATGAGCAGCTCAAGCGCCTCTACTTCGACACCTGCAACTACTCGCCGGAGGCCATCGATCTGCTGCTCAAGGTGGCGGGCACAGACAACGTGCTGTTCGGCACTGAGAAGCCGGGTACCGGCAGCGCGCGCAACCCGCTGACCGGGCGCGACTACGACGACATGAAGCCCGTGATCGAAGGCATCGAGTGGCTGAGCGAAGCGCAGCGCCGCAACATCTTTGAATGCAATTGCAGACGCGTCTATACGCGCGCCTTTTATCAAGACGGGGAGTGA
- a CDS encoding RidA family protein, which translates to MTRPLRSIDIPDLAHQAPIPAAARVGNVLCTSAVSGKDPATSKLAPTASGQAVQAFVNLRRVLEAGGATLADVVKLTVYVKDDSVREPVNTQWLACFPDPRDRPARHIVVHDLQHGMQLQLECLAVVADANQG; encoded by the coding sequence ATGACCCGACCGCTGCGTTCCATCGATATCCCCGACCTTGCCCATCAGGCGCCGATCCCGGCCGCGGCGCGTGTGGGAAACGTGCTCTGCACTTCTGCCGTGTCCGGCAAGGATCCCGCCACCAGCAAGCTCGCACCGACGGCATCGGGACAGGCCGTGCAGGCCTTTGTCAATTTGAGGCGCGTACTGGAGGCCGGCGGCGCCACGCTGGCCGATGTGGTCAAGCTCACCGTCTACGTCAAGGACGACAGCGTGCGCGAGCCCGTCAACACACAGTGGCTGGCCTGTTTTCCCGATCCGCGCGACCGTCCCGCGCGCCATATCGTCGTGCACGACCTGCAGCACGGCATGCAGTTGCAACTCGAGTGTCTGGCCGTCGTGGCCGACGCGAACCAAGGCTGA
- a CDS encoding GntR family transcriptional regulator: MTATQTRPVASAAPMAAGSASAAGEPGGRASLAGDIRSTLAAEIENGILPPGTPLDERALAQRFNVSRTPVREAIQQLLASDLVCIVARHGVSVTRMSISEVRSMLEYVGELEALAAKLAARRGDSTLHGALEDGLRQCRQAAEQADAAGYAAANTAFHEAIYAGCRNDYLASQIRYARRRVQRYRPRDFVTQAQIMHSLQDHERIAQAIVSGDEGHAADAMTLHVPAGTTGFAEFLAMVPPHFFETETGFHRHPITPTGPTRTP, from the coding sequence ATGACCGCTACTCAAACAAGACCTGTCGCATCCGCGGCCCCGATGGCAGCGGGCTCCGCGTCCGCCGCCGGCGAGCCTGGCGGTCGTGCCAGCCTCGCCGGCGACATACGCTCGACGCTGGCCGCAGAGATCGAGAACGGCATCCTGCCGCCGGGCACCCCGCTGGACGAACGGGCGCTGGCACAGCGTTTCAACGTCTCGCGGACGCCGGTTCGCGAGGCGATACAACAGTTGTTGGCAAGCGATCTGGTATGCATTGTTGCGCGCCATGGTGTATCCGTTACGCGCATGTCGATCAGTGAAGTGCGTTCGATGCTCGAATATGTGGGCGAACTGGAGGCATTGGCGGCCAAGCTCGCCGCGCGCCGGGGTGACTCCACGCTGCACGGGGCGCTTGAAGACGGCTTACGCCAATGCCGGCAAGCCGCCGAACAGGCGGATGCGGCGGGATACGCCGCAGCCAACACCGCATTTCACGAGGCTATCTACGCCGGCTGCCGCAACGACTACCTTGCCAGCCAGATCCGCTATGCCCGCCGCCGCGTGCAGCGCTACCGGCCGCGCGACTTCGTCACCCAAGCGCAGATCATGCATTCGCTGCAGGACCACGAGCGCATCGCGCAAGCGATTGTCAGCGGTGACGAAGGACACGCCGCCGATGCCATGACGCTGCACGTTCCGGCTGGCACGACAGGCTTCGCCGAATTCCTGGCCATGGTCCCGCCGCATTTCTTCGAAACCGAGACCGGCTTCCACCGTCATCCGATCACACCGACTGGCCCCACGAGGACTCCATGA
- a CDS encoding acetate--CoA ligase family protein: MNPSIASPASPEQALLPLGRILAPASIAIVGASADPRSFGGFVLDNLERFGYAGAVHLVSRSSTEINGRPCVKTVDALPQGIDLAVLAIPEAGVLDAVRGLAARGTHAAVLFASGYAEAGETGRVKQEELARVARDSGILLLGPNCMGFTNFEVGVPVTFEPLAPQPAAGRAGVGVVAQSGAMAANVRDALSGRGLPLTAVVSTGNEAVLGLEDVLAHYIADAQTRVIAVYAEQVRRPQTFLRLARQAREAGKPVVMLMPGRSARAREAAQSHTGALAGDHATASAALAREAVVLVDSLDELFDAAAILLRFPVPPSGGPAFMTGSGAMKNIALDFCDALDLDLPALGEQTTARLQAMLPAYAVAENPLDYTTISVRQPGLVGELLLAMLADDNIGSIVLSIPAGPTVAQRDKAEHIVPALARAEKPAVLVVTGDAGPIEPFFVDAIRASGVPFFRSPDRALRALRRVTAYGEALQRARRANQVDPVAVALPAPRPPSGVFAEYQGKAWLAAAGVAVPAGGLAQSVEDAATIAASLGYPVVIKAQASELPHKSDVGGVIIGLGDEAALRAGWQQLQDNVARHRPGLRLDGVLVEKMGERGLELVVGARRDAGWGPVVLVGLGGIWIEALEDVRLLPADLAEEDIVTELGRLKAASLLRGIRGAAAVDVRAIARVVALIGTQMRANPAILEIDVNPLLAYPDRVLALDALVVCAAPQA, from the coding sequence ATGAATCCTTCCATCGCTTCCCCCGCTTCACCGGAGCAGGCGTTGCTGCCGCTGGGCCGCATCCTTGCGCCAGCATCGATCGCTATCGTCGGGGCGTCGGCCGACCCCCGCTCGTTCGGCGGATTCGTCTTGGACAACCTGGAGCGTTTCGGCTACGCCGGCGCCGTACACCTGGTCAGCCGCAGCAGCACCGAAATCAACGGCCGGCCCTGCGTCAAAACGGTGGACGCGCTGCCGCAAGGGATAGACCTGGCAGTACTGGCGATTCCCGAGGCCGGTGTGCTGGACGCCGTGCGTGGTCTGGCGGCGCGCGGCACCCATGCTGCCGTGTTGTTCGCCTCCGGCTACGCGGAGGCGGGCGAGACGGGGCGCGTCAAGCAGGAAGAGCTGGCGCGGGTGGCGCGTGACAGCGGGATCCTGCTGCTGGGCCCGAATTGCATGGGCTTTACCAATTTCGAAGTGGGTGTGCCGGTGACCTTCGAGCCGCTTGCTCCGCAGCCGGCCGCGGGCCGGGCCGGCGTGGGCGTGGTGGCGCAGAGCGGCGCCATGGCGGCCAATGTGCGCGATGCGCTGAGCGGCCGGGGTCTGCCGCTGACTGCGGTGGTGTCGACGGGTAACGAGGCAGTGCTGGGGCTGGAAGATGTGCTGGCGCACTACATCGCCGATGCGCAGACGCGCGTGATCGCCGTCTATGCGGAACAGGTGCGCCGCCCGCAGACGTTTCTGCGCCTGGCGCGGCAGGCGCGCGAGGCGGGCAAGCCTGTGGTGATGCTGATGCCGGGGCGCAGTGCGCGGGCACGCGAGGCCGCGCAGTCGCATACCGGTGCGCTCGCTGGCGATCACGCCACCGCCTCGGCGGCGCTGGCGCGCGAAGCCGTGGTGCTGGTGGATTCGCTGGACGAGTTGTTCGATGCCGCTGCGATCCTGCTGCGGTTTCCGGTGCCGCCGAGCGGCGGCCCGGCTTTCATGACCGGGTCTGGCGCGATGAAGAACATCGCGCTGGATTTCTGCGATGCGCTGGACCTGGACCTGCCTGCGCTGGGCGAGCAGACGACGGCGCGCCTGCAGGCCATGCTGCCGGCCTACGCGGTGGCCGAGAACCCGCTCGACTACACCACCATCAGCGTGCGCCAGCCTGGGCTGGTGGGCGAACTGCTGCTGGCCATGTTGGCCGACGACAACATCGGCAGCATCGTGCTCAGCATCCCGGCAGGTCCGACGGTAGCCCAGCGCGACAAGGCCGAGCACATCGTGCCGGCGCTGGCGCGCGCGGAGAAGCCTGCGGTCTTGGTGGTCACCGGCGACGCAGGTCCGATCGAGCCGTTTTTCGTCGACGCCATCCGCGCCAGCGGCGTGCCGTTCTTCCGCTCCCCCGACCGCGCGCTGCGTGCGCTCCGGCGCGTGACCGCCTACGGCGAGGCGCTGCAGCGAGCCCGGCGTGCCAACCAGGTCGATCCGGTCGCGGTGGCGTTGCCGGCGCCGCGGCCTCCTTCCGGTGTGTTTGCCGAGTATCAGGGCAAGGCATGGCTGGCTGCCGCCGGCGTGGCAGTGCCAGCCGGTGGGCTGGCGCAGAGCGTAGAGGATGCGGCCACGATCGCCGCGAGCCTTGGCTATCCGGTGGTGATCAAGGCCCAGGCCAGCGAACTGCCGCACAAGAGCGATGTCGGCGGCGTGATCATCGGGCTGGGAGACGAGGCCGCTTTGCGCGCGGGCTGGCAGCAGTTGCAGGACAACGTCGCCAGGCATCGCCCCGGCCTGCGCCTGGATGGTGTGCTGGTGGAGAAGATGGGCGAGCGCGGGCTCGAACTGGTGGTCGGGGCGCGCCGCGACGCCGGCTGGGGGCCGGTTGTGCTGGTCGGCCTGGGTGGCATCTGGATCGAGGCACTCGAGGACGTGCGCCTGTTGCCGGCCGATCTGGCCGAAGAGGACATTGTGACCGAACTCGGACGGCTCAAGGCCGCCTCGCTGCTGCGCGGCATCCGCGGTGCGGCGGCGGTCGACGTGCGGGCGATCGCACGCGTGGTGGCGCTGATCGGAACGCAGATGCGTGCCAATCCGGCCATCCTGGAGATCGACGTCAATCCTCTGCTGGCCTATCCCGACCGTGTGCTCGCCCTCGACGCGCTGGTCGTGTGCGCTGCGCCGCAAGCCTGA
- a CDS encoding acyl-CoA dehydrogenase family protein, which translates to MKLEFSAADEAFRQEVRAFVRENLPADIKRKVELGLRLEHLDYVTWFRILESRGWLTPGWPVEHGGPGWNHVQRYIFDEETMLGNAPRIIASGIQMLGPVLIAFGTPEQKAKYLPDIRRSNTWWAQGFSEPGAGSDLATLRTTAVLEPDGKHFVVNGHKVWTSYAHWCSMMFALVRTDPDAAKPQEGISFLLIDMASPGVTVRPIRMLEGGTDLNECFLDNVRVPVENLVGERNKGWSYGKYLLGHERTGIAGIGSCKQQLARARRLAQAQGLGHDAVLASKLAQFEIEVMALEFTALRLLSANQSSRVPAVEASMLKVRGTELRQGIHALLVDIAGPGAVPFDREGNLLEAAGLEREGAPVPPELAALAANYLDARKLSIYGGVNEVQRNLISKAFLAA; encoded by the coding sequence ATGAAGCTCGAATTTTCCGCCGCCGACGAGGCATTCCGCCAGGAAGTGCGCGCCTTCGTGCGCGAGAACCTGCCCGCCGATATCAAGCGAAAGGTCGAACTGGGCCTGCGCCTGGAGCATCTGGACTATGTGACGTGGTTCCGCATCCTGGAGTCGCGCGGCTGGCTCACGCCGGGCTGGCCGGTCGAGCACGGCGGTCCCGGTTGGAACCACGTGCAGCGCTACATCTTCGATGAGGAAACCATGCTCGGCAACGCGCCGCGCATCATCGCCAGTGGTATCCAAATGCTGGGGCCGGTACTGATCGCCTTCGGCACCCCGGAGCAGAAGGCAAAGTACCTGCCCGATATCCGCCGCAGCAATACCTGGTGGGCGCAGGGATTCTCCGAACCGGGGGCGGGATCCGACCTGGCAACGCTGCGGACCACTGCCGTGCTGGAGCCGGACGGCAAGCACTTCGTCGTCAACGGCCACAAGGTATGGACCTCGTACGCGCACTGGTGCTCGATGATGTTCGCCCTGGTGCGCACCGATCCCGACGCGGCCAAGCCACAGGAAGGCATCTCTTTCCTGCTGATCGACATGGCCTCGCCCGGCGTGACGGTGCGTCCGATCCGCATGCTGGAGGGGGGTACCGACCTCAACGAGTGTTTTCTCGACAACGTGCGCGTGCCGGTGGAGAACCTCGTCGGCGAACGCAACAAGGGCTGGTCGTATGGCAAGTACCTGCTCGGCCACGAGCGTACCGGCATTGCCGGCATCGGCTCGTGCAAGCAGCAACTGGCGCGGGCGCGCCGGCTCGCGCAAGCACAGGGGCTGGGCCATGACGCGGTGCTGGCATCGAAGCTGGCCCAGTTCGAGATCGAGGTGATGGCGCTGGAGTTCACCGCGCTGCGCCTGCTCAGCGCCAACCAGAGCAGTCGGGTGCCGGCGGTCGAGGCCTCGATGCTGAAGGTGCGTGGCACTGAGTTGCGCCAGGGCATCCATGCGCTGCTGGTGGACATCGCCGGCCCGGGCGCGGTGCCGTTCGATCGCGAGGGCAACCTGCTCGAGGCCGCCGGCCTGGAGCGGGAGGGCGCGCCGGTGCCGCCGGAACTGGCCGCGTTGGCGGCCAACTACCTGGACGCGCGCAAGCTGTCGATCTACGGCGGCGTCAATGAAGTGCAGCGCAACCTGATCAGCAAGGCCTTCCTTGCAGCCTGA
- a CDS encoding acyl-CoA dehydrogenase family protein, whose protein sequence is MDFSLNDEHIALQDAVRRFCDGEYPAHQRGDDEPAEVAARRWQGMAELGLLGLPLGTDVGGSGLGAVESMLVAQELGRALGGIGWLSSVVAAGQLLDQLGSAAQRQRWLPALASGGARAALALHEAGARYDYRRPATQARRQGSGWVLEGGKTLVLDGAAAQLLIVSAQVEGGGPTLFVVEAGAPGVEVQDFATLDGRRAASVTLRGVALTAGDVLGEVGGALPGIEATADRVNAALCAEAAGALQALIDLSAEQLRTRKQFGALLARFQVLQHRVADMLIALEQCKSMACAAAMAVDAGEPALRRRLVSAAKVVAGQAGRQVGEWAIQMHGAMGMTDECRVGHYAKRLLVIGQLFGDASYHLDRFAAAS, encoded by the coding sequence ATGGACTTTTCTCTGAACGACGAACACATTGCCCTGCAGGACGCCGTGCGGCGCTTTTGCGACGGCGAGTATCCCGCGCACCAGCGCGGCGACGACGAGCCCGCCGAGGTGGCCGCGCGGCGCTGGCAAGGCATGGCGGAGCTGGGTCTGCTCGGGCTTCCGCTGGGTACCGACGTGGGTGGCAGCGGTCTGGGCGCGGTGGAATCGATGCTGGTGGCGCAGGAACTCGGGCGGGCGCTTGGCGGTATCGGCTGGCTCTCCAGTGTGGTGGCCGCCGGCCAATTGCTGGACCAGCTCGGCAGTGCGGCGCAGCGCCAGCGCTGGCTGCCTGCGCTGGCCAGCGGCGGGGCGCGCGCCGCGCTGGCCCTGCACGAGGCCGGCGCACGCTACGACTACCGCCGCCCCGCCACACAGGCCCGCCGCCAGGGTTCGGGCTGGGTGCTCGAAGGCGGCAAGACACTGGTCCTGGATGGCGCCGCGGCGCAACTGCTGATCGTGTCGGCGCAGGTGGAGGGCGGCGGCCCGACCTTGTTCGTGGTCGAGGCCGGAGCGCCGGGTGTCGAAGTGCAGGACTTTGCCACGCTGGATGGCCGCCGCGCGGCCAGCGTGACGCTGCGAGGCGTGGCGCTGACGGCCGGAGATGTACTGGGCGAGGTGGGCGGGGCATTGCCTGGCATCGAAGCCACGGCCGACCGAGTCAACGCCGCGCTGTGCGCGGAAGCCGCTGGCGCGCTGCAAGCGCTGATCGACCTGAGCGCCGAGCAACTCAGGACACGCAAGCAGTTCGGCGCTCTACTGGCCAGGTTCCAGGTGTTGCAGCATCGCGTCGCCGACATGCTGATCGCGCTCGAACAGTGCAAGTCGATGGCTTGCGCCGCGGCCATGGCGGTGGATGCCGGTGAGCCGGCGCTGCGCCGCCGCCTGGTCTCCGCCGCCAAGGTGGTGGCCGGCCAGGCTGGACGTCAGGTCGGCGAGTGGGCGATCCAGATGCATGGCGCCATGGGCATGACCGACGAATGCCGCGTCGGCCACTACGCCAAGCGACTGCTGGTGATCGGCCAACTGTTCGGCGATGCCTCATATCACCTGGACCGCTTCGCCGCGGCGTCCTAG
- a CDS encoding tripartite tricarboxylate transporter substrate-binding protein, with amino-acid sequence MAIFSKLRRTGIVLAAGLGIGWAAMTAAQERQPIRLLVGFPPGGSTDTVARILADKLRIVLDQPVVVDNRPGAGGRLATGMLKNSTPDGSTYMVAPNATAIFPTLLYPPAALRYDLLTDLAPVAMVVSYPLALVVSTRVGVSNVNEYVAWVKAHPKEAVFGTAGLGGQTHFTGLQFGKAAGVALNVVPYKGNGPLTTDLLGGQLAAAVMTAGDILPHQRSGRVKVIGVFAAKRSPLMPEVPTVAEQGVKVDAAEAWAAVWAPARTPKAEIERMQAALGKVLAMPEVQHTLTQNATQHPDFRPAAELDRLQRSELAYWGPVIKASGFTPEQ; translated from the coding sequence ATGGCCATTTTCAGCAAGCTACGCCGCACCGGGATCGTCCTCGCGGCCGGACTGGGCATCGGGTGGGCCGCGATGACAGCCGCTCAGGAGCGGCAGCCGATCCGGCTGTTGGTGGGATTCCCGCCGGGCGGCTCGACCGACACGGTGGCGCGCATCCTGGCCGACAAGCTGCGCATCGTCCTCGACCAGCCCGTGGTGGTCGACAACCGACCGGGCGCGGGCGGCCGGCTGGCTACCGGCATGCTGAAGAACAGTACGCCCGACGGCTCGACCTACATGGTCGCACCCAACGCCACGGCGATCTTCCCGACCCTGCTCTACCCGCCGGCTGCGCTGCGCTACGACCTGCTGACCGATCTGGCACCGGTCGCGATGGTCGTGTCTTATCCGCTGGCGTTGGTCGTCAGCACGCGGGTGGGCGTCAGCAATGTCAATGAGTACGTGGCCTGGGTCAAGGCTCACCCGAAGGAGGCTGTGTTCGGCACCGCGGGACTGGGTGGACAGACGCACTTCACCGGGCTGCAGTTCGGCAAGGCGGCGGGTGTGGCGCTCAATGTCGTCCCCTACAAAGGCAATGGACCGCTCACCACGGATCTGCTCGGCGGCCAGCTTGCCGCGGCGGTGATGACGGCGGGCGACATTCTCCCGCACCAGCGCAGCGGCAGGGTCAAGGTAATCGGCGTGTTCGCCGCTAAGCGCTCGCCGCTGATGCCGGAGGTACCGACTGTGGCCGAGCAGGGGGTCAAGGTCGACGCTGCTGAGGCGTGGGCGGCCGTCTGGGCACCGGCGCGTACGCCGAAGGCCGAGATCGAGCGCATGCAGGCGGCACTAGGCAAGGTGCTGGCAATGCCGGAAGTCCAGCACACCCTGACGCAGAACGCCACGCAGCACCCTGATTTCCGTCCCGCTGCCGAACTCGATCGGCTCCAGCGTAGTGAGCTGGCCTACTGGGGCCCTGTGATCAAGGCGAGTGGATTCACGCCCGAGCAATGA
- a CDS encoding thiolase domain-containing protein, giving the protein MSLNGSAYIVGAYEHPTRKADELSVARLHADVAKGALADAGLSASDIDGYFCAGDAPGLGTTTMVEYLGLKVRHVDSTECGGSAPILHVAHAAEAIAAGRCNVALITLAGRPRAAGAALALKAPDSDAPDVAFELPFGPATQNLYGMVARRHMHEFGTTSEQLAWIKVAASHHAQHNPDAMLRNVVTVEDVVNSPMIADPLHRLDCCVMSDGGGALIVARPEIARQLKRPLVKIKGTGEAPKHARGGDIDLTWSAAAWAGPAAFAEAGVTPADIKYASLYDSFTITVLMQLEDLGFCKKGEGGRFVADGGLISGVGRLPFNTDGGGLCNNHPANRGGVTKVIEAVRQLRGEAHPAVQVKDCDLALASGIGGALASRHTAATLILERI; this is encoded by the coding sequence ATGAGTCTGAACGGATCCGCATACATCGTGGGTGCCTACGAGCACCCGACCCGCAAGGCCGACGAGCTTTCGGTCGCACGCCTGCACGCCGACGTCGCCAAGGGGGCGCTGGCCGACGCCGGCTTGTCTGCCAGCGACATCGACGGCTACTTCTGCGCCGGCGACGCACCCGGCCTCGGCACTACCACCATGGTCGAGTACCTCGGCTTGAAAGTGCGCCACGTCGATTCCACCGAATGCGGTGGCTCAGCGCCGATCCTGCATGTGGCGCATGCCGCGGAGGCGATTGCCGCCGGCCGCTGCAACGTGGCGCTGATCACGCTGGCAGGGCGCCCGCGCGCGGCGGGCGCGGCGCTGGCCCTGAAGGCGCCGGATTCGGACGCACCCGACGTGGCATTCGAACTGCCGTTCGGTCCTGCCACCCAGAATCTGTATGGCATGGTGGCCCGGCGCCACATGCATGAGTTCGGCACCACCAGCGAGCAGCTGGCATGGATCAAGGTGGCAGCCTCCCACCACGCCCAGCACAACCCTGACGCCATGCTGCGCAATGTGGTGACGGTGGAGGACGTGGTCAACTCGCCGATGATCGCCGATCCGCTGCACCGCCTCGACTGTTGCGTGATGTCGGACGGCGGAGGCGCGCTGATCGTCGCGCGGCCGGAGATCGCCCGGCAGCTCAAGCGTCCGCTGGTGAAGATCAAGGGCACCGGCGAGGCGCCGAAGCACGCCAGGGGCGGCGACATCGACCTGACCTGGTCGGCGGCCGCCTGGGCCGGGCCGGCGGCTTTCGCCGAGGCGGGCGTCACGCCGGCCGACATCAAGTATGCGTCGCTGTACGACAGCTTCACCATCACGGTACTGATGCAACTAGAGGACCTCGGCTTCTGCAAGAAGGGCGAGGGCGGCAGGTTCGTCGCGGACGGTGGCCTGATCTCGGGCGTGGGACGGCTGCCCTTCAATACCGACGGCGGCGGGCTGTGCAACAACCATCCGGCCAACCGGGGTGGCGTCACCAAGGTGATCGAGGCCGTGCGGCAGTTGCGCGGCGAGGCGCACCCCGCGGTGCAGGTGAAGGACTGCGACCTGGCGCTGGCAAGTGGCATCGGTGGCGCGCTCGCATCGCGCCACACCGCCGCGACGCTGATTCTGGAGAGGATCTGA
- a CDS encoding Zn-ribbon domain-containing OB-fold protein encodes MTSTTNAQSEKSAKPAAPGGPRRIPAPRTLPESQAFWDAADAGRLLLKHCLDCGKPHHYPRDICPHCLSERTVWQEASGFGTVYSYSTMGRAEAAYTLAFVTLDEGVTMMTNLVDCDPRGIAIGQRVCVVFRQSEGGHAVPMFAPAGAA; translated from the coding sequence ATGACGAGCACGACGAACGCACAATCCGAAAAGTCCGCCAAGCCAGCCGCCCCGGGCGGCCCGCGCAGGATCCCCGCCCCGCGCACGCTGCCCGAGAGCCAGGCTTTCTGGGACGCGGCCGACGCCGGCCGCCTGCTGCTCAAGCATTGCCTGGATTGCGGCAAGCCGCACCACTACCCGCGCGACATCTGTCCGCACTGCCTGTCCGAGCGCACCGTATGGCAGGAGGCCAGCGGGTTCGGCACGGTCTACTCGTACAGCACGATGGGGCGCGCCGAGGCGGCATACACATTGGCCTTCGTCACGCTGGACGAGGGCGTGACCATGATGACCAACCTGGTCGACTGCGATCCGCGCGGGATCGCTATCGGCCAACGTGTGTGCGTGGTGTTCCGGCAGAGCGAGGGCGGGCACGCGGTACCGATGTTCGCGCCCGCCGGCGCTGCCTGA
- a CDS encoding CaiB/BaiF CoA transferase family protein: MQDDNSAAGEAGQAGQAGPRRGALSRFTIIDASRVRAGPTAMRLFADMGARVIKLEIPPGAPGGDDMIGGRDHNRADYENLHRNKESLTLNMKTAAGREILHELVKRADVFIENFRPDVKDRLGIGPDALRAVNPRLVYASISGFGQDGPCARWPGFDSIAQGMGGLMSVTGKPGEGPMRVGIPLADLCAGHFCAMGILTALLEREASGEGQWVQTSLLEAQVAMLDFQAAQWLVDGNVPEQTGNEHPLTVPTGVFATSDGYLNIAAIGQTMWRRLCEALGVPQLVAEPGMGSDPERVKNRERVNAAVEAALRQRTTAEWTERLLAAGVPCGPIHRVDQVFADPQVRHLGIAWPMMHPELGDISLVGQPMRLSRYQREAPPRPAPRQGEHTDGILTELGYSAERIAELRAGFIV; this comes from the coding sequence ATGCAGGACGACAACAGCGCTGCAGGAGAAGCAGGCCAGGCGGGCCAGGCAGGCCCGCGCCGAGGCGCGCTCTCGCGTTTCACCATCATCGACGCCTCGCGCGTGCGCGCCGGTCCCACCGCGATGCGTTTGTTCGCCGACATGGGCGCGCGCGTGATCAAGCTGGAGATCCCGCCCGGAGCGCCGGGTGGCGACGACATGATCGGCGGGCGCGACCACAATCGCGCTGACTACGAGAACCTGCACCGTAACAAGGAAAGCCTGACGCTGAACATGAAGACGGCAGCGGGGCGCGAGATTCTGCATGAGCTGGTCAAGCGCGCCGACGTTTTCATCGAGAATTTCCGCCCGGACGTCAAGGACCGCCTCGGCATCGGCCCCGACGCTTTGCGCGCGGTCAATCCTCGCCTGGTCTATGCCAGCATCTCCGGCTTCGGCCAAGACGGTCCCTGCGCACGCTGGCCCGGCTTCGACTCCATTGCCCAAGGCATGGGGGGGCTGATGAGCGTGACCGGCAAGCCTGGCGAGGGGCCGATGCGGGTGGGCATCCCCCTGGCTGACCTGTGCGCGGGGCACTTCTGCGCCATGGGCATCTTGACGGCATTGCTGGAGCGGGAGGCGTCGGGCGAAGGGCAGTGGGTGCAGACCTCGCTGCTGGAGGCACAGGTGGCAATGCTGGACTTCCAGGCGGCGCAATGGCTGGTCGACGGCAATGTACCGGAGCAGACCGGCAATGAGCACCCGCTGACCGTGCCTACCGGCGTGTTCGCCACCAGCGATGGATACCTGAATATCGCCGCCATCGGCCAGACCATGTGGCGGCGCCTGTGCGAAGCGCTTGGCGTGCCGCAGCTGGTGGCGGAGCCGGGCATGGGATCGGATCCCGAGCGGGTCAAGAACCGCGAGCGGGTCAACGCTGCCGTCGAGGCGGCGCTGCGGCAGCGCACCACCGCCGAGTGGACCGAACGGTTGCTCGCGGCCGGTGTTCCATGCGGTCCGATCCATCGCGTCGACCAGGTGTTCGCCGATCCGCAGGTGAGGCACCTGGGTATCGCCTGGCCGATGATGCATCCGGAACTAGGCGACATCTCGCTGGTGGGCCAGCCGATGCGGCTGTCGCGTTACCAGCGCGAAGCTCCGCCGCGCCCGGCGCCGCGGCAGGGCGAGCACACCGACGGCATTCTCACCGAGCTGGGCTACAGCGCCGAGCGCATCGCCGAGCTGCGCGCAGGCTTCATCGTTTGA